In Sulfitobacter albidus, the following proteins share a genomic window:
- a CDS encoding glycosyl transferase, with amino-acid sequence MVDFHQNGNIATLHNLRNRSLAEMTHELETFAQNRRMSLILPCLYSELETEAMPKILSELSQVSYLHRIIVGLDRADEAQFRHARKFFEGLNQNHMVIWNDSPRMKQLGERLDGLGLYPSEAGKGKNVWSAMGYLLGCADSEVMAIHDCDILTYDRELLARLIYPVANPNFPYQVAKGYYARIGSGKMNGRVTRLLVSPLLIALKRVIGDRDYIDYLRSFRYPLSGEFAMRTNILPDLRIPSDWGLEIGVLSEAWRNLAPKAVCQVEIADAYDHKHQDLSPEDASAGLNRMATDICKAVFRKIAADGTVFTANTFRTLKATYYRTALDLLEAYYTDAKMNGLTINRHAEEVSIELFAESLMRAGQTFLDNPHETPFIPTWNRVHSADPDFLRDMQAAALADEAEFQ; translated from the coding sequence ATGGTCGACTTCCACCAGAACGGCAACATTGCCACACTGCATAACCTGCGCAATCGCTCGCTGGCCGAGATGACGCACGAGCTTGAGACCTTTGCACAGAATCGTCGCATGTCGCTGATCCTGCCGTGCCTTTACTCAGAGCTCGAGACCGAGGCGATGCCAAAGATCCTCAGCGAGCTGTCGCAGGTCAGCTACCTGCACCGGATCATCGTGGGGCTCGACCGGGCGGATGAGGCACAGTTTCGCCACGCGCGGAAGTTTTTTGAGGGGTTGAACCAGAACCACATGGTCATCTGGAACGACAGCCCGCGCATGAAGCAACTGGGTGAGCGGCTTGACGGGCTTGGATTGTACCCGTCCGAGGCGGGAAAGGGCAAAAATGTCTGGTCCGCGATGGGATATCTGCTGGGGTGCGCCGACAGCGAGGTCATGGCGATCCACGATTGCGATATCCTGACCTACGACCGCGAATTGCTGGCGCGGCTGATTTATCCGGTCGCAAATCCGAATTTCCCCTACCAGGTTGCCAAAGGGTATTACGCCCGCATCGGCAGCGGAAAGATGAACGGGCGGGTGACGCGGCTGCTGGTCAGCCCGCTGCTGATCGCCCTCAAGCGGGTGATTGGGGATCGCGATTATATCGATTATCTGCGCAGCTTTCGCTATCCGCTGTCGGGCGAATTTGCCATGCGCACCAACATCCTGCCCGATCTGCGCATCCCGTCCGACTGGGGCTTGGAAATCGGCGTGCTGTCAGAGGCGTGGCGCAACCTCGCCCCCAAGGCCGTCTGCCAGGTCGAAATCGCGGATGCCTACGATCACAAGCACCAGGATCTGAGCCCAGAGGACGCGAGTGCCGGGCTTAACCGCATGGCGACCGACATCTGCAAGGCGGTGTTCCGCAAGATTGCCGCCGACGGTACGGTCTTCACCGCCAATACCTTTCGCACGCTCAAGGCCACGTATTACCGCACCGCGCTCGATCTGCTGGAGGCCTATTATACAGACGCCAAGATGAACGGGCTGACGATCAATCGCCACGCCGAGGAAGTCTCGATCGAGTTGTTCGCTGAAAGCCTGATGCGCGCGGGGCAGACCTTCCTCGACAATCCGCACGAGACGCCGTTCATCCCGACGTGGAACCGCGTGCATTCCGCCGATCCGGATTTCCTGCGTGACATGCAGGCCGCAGCACTTGCCGATGAGGCGGAGTTTCAGTGA
- a CDS encoding carbohydrate ABC transporter permease, with the protein MPPPDNRAWILVLPALAVLVFVGLIPLISVINYSFFDIFTLKDRFWVGTEWYADLLRDPALWAALGRSALFTALVVFIQFPLGVGIALLLPRNALWGSVCVMVLAMPLVVPWNMIPGIWLGFVDVETGLAGRAMAALGIGFDYKFNAWHSWALILAMDTWHWVGLVAILSYSGLSAIPGAYYQAAAIDGAGRVQIFRHVELPRLTGVLMMALVLRVMDSLMIYTEAFGINAGGPDGATTFLALDLGEEIAAFNYGPAAARSVLYVLLVLTLAWAFTLVLRGLRERS; encoded by the coding sequence GTGCCGCCGCCCGACAACCGCGCGTGGATACTGGTGCTGCCGGCGCTGGCGGTTCTTGTATTTGTGGGGCTGATCCCGCTGATCTCGGTCATCAACTATTCATTCTTCGATATCTTCACGCTCAAGGATCGCTTCTGGGTCGGCACCGAATGGTACGCTGACCTGCTGCGCGATCCCGCACTCTGGGCCGCACTGGGGCGCAGTGCACTCTTCACTGCGCTGGTGGTGTTCATCCAGTTTCCGCTGGGCGTGGGCATCGCCCTGCTGTTGCCGCGCAATGCGCTTTGGGGCAGCGTTTGTGTGATGGTTCTGGCGATGCCGCTGGTGGTGCCATGGAACATGATCCCGGGGATCTGGCTGGGGTTTGTCGATGTTGAGACCGGCCTTGCCGGGCGGGCGATGGCCGCGCTGGGTATCGGGTTCGACTATAAATTCAACGCTTGGCACAGCTGGGCACTGATCCTTGCGATGGATACGTGGCATTGGGTCGGGCTGGTGGCGATCCTTTCGTATTCGGGCCTTTCGGCAATACCGGGTGCGTATTATCAGGCGGCGGCCATTGACGGCGCTGGCCGTGTTCAGATCTTTCGCCATGTCGAGCTGCCGCGCCTGACCGGCGTGTTGATGATGGCGCTGGTGCTGCGCGTGATGGACAGTCTGATGATCTATACCGAAGCCTTCGGCATTAACGCGGGCGGGCCGGACGGGGCGACGACGTTCCTCGCGCTGGATCTGGGGGAGGAGATCGCCGCCTTCAACTACGGTCCCGCCGCCGCGCGCTCGGTGCTCTATGTGCTGTTGGTGCTGACGCTGGCCTGGGCTTTCACGTTGGTATTGCGCGGGCTGCGGGAGCGGTCGTGA
- a CDS encoding alpha-amylase family glycosyl hydrolase, with translation MSDEPPLSASLSRMIADHLTRIYPDLDADILASHVIDAFWPDDTSRRRRARRPGNSMWSQRDALLITYGNSLIDGVHKPLDLLNDFLRRDMRGVVNGVHILPFFPYTSDDGFAVSDFERVDPQLGDWPDINRIAGAFQLMSDLVLNHVSSQGAWFNAYRQRQDPFDQFFFEASPDDDLSDVVRPRTTPLLQEVDTSDGPRHVWCTFSHDQIDLDFRNPRVLMEFLRIIRLHLDNGVRIIRLDAVAFLWKEVGSPSIHLPQTHEIVKLMRTLANFATEPMILVTETNVPKAENLSYFGARDEAHVIYNFPLPPLVLQALLSGSAAHLNKWQRGMPPAPLGCAYLNFTASHDGIGMRPAEGTIPAEDQARVIETVKRSGGLVSMRTLPDGSEAPYEINCTYFEALKETHDGPDDHHIARFLCSQTIAMSLEGIPAFYIHSLLATPNDHEGVARRGMNRAINRHRWNYDDLRARLESDTPQRTVLNALRNRLRVRRKQAAFHPNATQFTPKLGDDRVFGVWRQSIDRQQSVFALHNVSSDSVTLPADVLNLIEDETWVDLLSNEPVAEGEITLAPYQCRWISNGGH, from the coding sequence ATGAGCGACGAACCTCCCCTTTCCGCCTCCCTCAGCCGGATGATCGCGGACCACCTGACGCGGATCTACCCCGATCTGGACGCCGATATTCTGGCAAGCCACGTCATCGACGCCTTCTGGCCAGACGACACCAGCCGCCGCCGCCGCGCACGTCGTCCGGGTAATTCGATGTGGTCGCAGCGCGACGCGCTGCTGATCACCTACGGTAATTCGCTGATCGACGGGGTGCATAAACCGCTGGATCTGCTCAATGATTTTCTGCGTCGCGACATGCGGGGCGTGGTCAACGGTGTGCATATCCTGCCCTTCTTTCCCTATACCTCAGACGACGGCTTTGCCGTGTCGGATTTTGAGCGGGTCGATCCACAGCTGGGCGACTGGCCCGACATCAACCGCATCGCGGGCGCGTTCCAGCTGATGTCGGATCTGGTGCTCAACCATGTGTCGAGCCAGGGCGCGTGGTTCAACGCCTACCGCCAGCGGCAAGACCCCTTTGATCAGTTCTTTTTCGAGGCCTCGCCCGACGATGATCTGTCGGACGTCGTGCGCCCGCGCACTACGCCGCTGCTGCAAGAGGTCGACACCTCGGACGGGCCACGCCACGTCTGGTGTACCTTCAGCCACGACCAAATTGATCTGGATTTCCGCAATCCACGCGTGTTGATGGAATTCCTGCGCATCATCCGTCTGCATCTGGACAATGGCGTGCGCATCATCCGTCTCGATGCGGTGGCGTTTTTGTGGAAAGAGGTCGGATCGCCGTCGATCCACCTGCCGCAGACCCACGAGATCGTAAAGCTCATGCGCACGCTCGCGAATTTCGCGACCGAGCCGATGATCCTCGTGACCGAGACGAACGTGCCCAAGGCCGAAAACCTCAGCTATTTCGGCGCGCGCGACGAGGCGCATGTGATCTATAATTTCCCGCTGCCGCCGCTGGTGTTGCAGGCGCTGCTGTCGGGGTCAGCCGCGCATCTGAACAAGTGGCAGCGCGGGATGCCCCCCGCACCGCTGGGCTGTGCCTATCTGAATTTCACCGCCAGCCACGACGGCATCGGGATGCGCCCCGCCGAGGGGACGATCCCCGCCGAGGATCAGGCCCGCGTCATCGAAACGGTCAAACGCAGCGGCGGCCTTGTCTCGATGCGCACGCTACCGGACGGGAGCGAGGCGCCCTACGAGATCAATTGCACCTACTTCGAGGCGCTCAAGGAAACCCATGACGGCCCGGACGATCATCACATCGCGCGGTTCCTGTGCTCCCAGACCATCGCGATGTCGCTGGAGGGGATCCCGGCGTTCTATATCCATTCGCTATTGGCCACGCCCAACGATCACGAGGGCGTCGCGCGGCGCGGGATGAACCGCGCGATCAACCGGCACCGCTGGAACTACGACGATCTGCGCGCGCGGCTGGAAAGCGACACGCCCCAGCGCACAGTCCTGAATGCCCTGCGCAACCGCCTGCGCGTGCGGCGCAAACAGGCGGCGTTTCATCCCAACGCCACGCAGTTCACGCCCAAACTGGGCGATGACCGCGTGTTTGGTGTCTGGCGGCAAAGCATCGACCGACAGCAATCCGTGTTCGCGTTGCACAATGTCAGCAGCGACAGCGTGACCCTGCCCGCCGACGTGCTCAACCTGATCGAGGATGAAACATGGGTCGATCTGCTGTCAAACGAGCCCGTGGCGGAAGGGGAGATCACCCTCGCCCCCTACCAATGCCGCTGGATCAGCAACGGGGGTCACTGA
- a CDS encoding 4Fe-4S binding protein, translating to MELGERVNDQGVWQLLNSGGAEAGYVLETEPMAPLPGFSGAPINMLVTLDLNGQFLDVKLISHNEPIFVSGLGQAPFHKFFEQYRGHSIHDSLVVGTPYGAGSDGSALVYLDGVTKATASVRIAHESLLAAALQVAREKMGGVSAGPPAYPDRSVDEDLTWDDLVAQGLVSRTTLSNAEIDARFADTLWEDDDPEAQEYPDETFLDFWIVDLGPPSIARAVLSPSGFDELQSFMEISTSDEPILVIETARHGLVTDEFVRNTAPDLLSMEQGGFPIAMRDSDIFVELNDALPEELHDGASLILRTDRRLGFDPASEWTMNVKTLREHGMFQPEIGSAEVAINHSTDARFFARPEVIKPSPPWLDALRNRAGDLAVLGVFLVGLIAVLGLSLNRLAGHRHYTPIRLGILAFVVGFIGWWGQGQLSIATPLGVTRTLAEGGSLAFLLYDPFSLAIWGVTILGFVLWGRGLFCGWLCPFGAMQEFAHHIGRLLRLPQIDVSDVWDDRLKWLKYGVLLVLLVVLFTAPARLDKAIEVEPFKTAITTFFIREWYYVAYAVGLLLSSMVLFKGFCRYVCPLGAVMAIGGLIRTRKWIDRRGECGSPCQLCKVKCAYGAIAKSGEIQYSECFGCLDCVTIHDDDTQCVPLIIKARRGRNLHGVAAE from the coding sequence ATGGAGCTGGGCGAGCGGGTCAACGATCAGGGCGTGTGGCAGTTGCTCAATTCCGGCGGTGCCGAGGCGGGTTACGTGCTTGAGACCGAACCGATGGCGCCGCTGCCCGGCTTTTCCGGTGCGCCGATCAACATGCTGGTGACGCTGGATCTGAACGGGCAGTTTCTGGACGTGAAACTGATTTCCCATAACGAGCCGATCTTTGTCTCCGGTCTGGGGCAGGCGCCCTTTCACAAGTTTTTCGAACAATATCGCGGCCATTCCATTCACGACAGCCTTGTTGTGGGCACACCCTACGGCGCGGGGTCGGACGGCAGCGCGCTGGTGTATCTGGATGGGGTGACCAAGGCGACGGCCTCCGTGCGCATCGCGCACGAGAGCCTGCTGGCGGCGGCTTTGCAGGTGGCGCGCGAGAAGATGGGCGGCGTGTCCGCAGGCCCGCCCGCCTACCCTGATCGCAGCGTGGATGAGGATTTGACGTGGGATGATCTGGTGGCGCAGGGGCTTGTCAGCCGAACGACGCTGTCGAACGCCGAAATCGACGCGCGCTTTGCCGATACCCTGTGGGAAGACGACGACCCAGAGGCCCAGGAATACCCCGACGAGACGTTTCTGGATTTCTGGATCGTCGATCTGGGGCCACCGTCGATTGCCCGCGCCGTCCTGTCGCCGTCGGGCTTTGATGAGCTGCAAAGCTTTATGGAGATCTCGACCTCGGACGAGCCGATCCTCGTGATCGAGACGGCGCGTCACGGACTGGTCACGGATGAATTCGTGCGCAATACCGCGCCCGATCTGCTGAGCATGGAGCAGGGCGGGTTTCCCATCGCCATGCGGGATTCGGACATCTTTGTCGAGCTGAACGATGCCCTGCCGGAAGAGTTGCACGACGGCGCCTCGCTGATCCTGCGCACCGACCGACGGCTGGGGTTCGATCCGGCGTCGGAGTGGACGATGAACGTCAAGACGTTGCGCGAACACGGCATGTTCCAACCCGAGATCGGCTCCGCCGAGGTGGCCATCAATCACAGCACCGACGCGCGATTCTTTGCCCGTCCGGAGGTCATCAAACCCTCGCCGCCGTGGCTTGACGCGCTGCGCAACCGCGCGGGCGATCTGGCGGTGCTGGGCGTGTTCCTTGTGGGGCTGATCGCGGTGCTGGGCCTCAGCCTCAACCGTTTGGCAGGGCACCGGCACTATACGCCGATCCGTTTGGGGATCCTTGCGTTTGTCGTGGGCTTCATCGGCTGGTGGGGGCAGGGGCAGCTGTCGATCGCCACACCACTGGGCGTGACGCGCACGCTGGCCGAGGGCGGCAGCCTTGCGTTTCTGCTCTACGATCCGTTTTCGCTGGCGATCTGGGGGGTGACAATCCTGGGGTTCGTGCTTTGGGGGCGGGGGCTGTTTTGCGGCTGGCTGTGCCCCTTTGGCGCGATGCAGGAGTTTGCGCATCATATCGGGCGCTTGCTCCGGCTGCCGCAGATTGACGTGTCGGATGTTTGGGATGACCGGCTCAAGTGGCTCAAATACGGGGTGCTGCTGGTGCTCTTGGTGGTGCTTTTCACCGCGCCCGCGCGGCTGGACAAGGCCATCGAGGTGGAGCCGTTCAAGACTGCGATCACCACATTCTTCATCCGCGAATGGTACTACGTCGCCTATGCCGTCGGGCTGCTGCTGTCGTCGATGGTTCTGTTCAAGGGGTTCTGCCGCTATGTCTGCCCGCTGGGCGCGGTCATGGCGATCGGCGGGCTCATTCGCACGCGCAAATGGATCGACCGGCGCGGGGAATGCGGATCGCCCTGTCAGCTGTGCAAGGTGAAATGCGCCTATGGCGCCATCGCGAAATCTGGAGAGATTCAGTACTCCGAATGCTTTGGCTGCCTCGACTGCGTGACGATCCACGACGACGACACGCAATGCGTGCCCTTGATTATCAAGGCGCGTCGGGGTCGCAATCTTCATGGGGTGGCCGCCGAATGA
- a CDS encoding iron-containing alcohol dehydrogenase: MSSFGINSPTRIRFGAGVGQEIATGLPGGPGRVLLVRGASAAADAAARWLKDQDLFEVRVSGEPSVPNLAEAFAAARGTPIRAVVACGGGSVMDTGKALAFALSQGAPLDDNFDRIPAGTLARPPDIPCIAVPTTAGTGAEVTANAVIDIPTRGAKVSLRGTAITPTHAFVDPDLMAGAPRQVVLQSGLDAICQVIEAYTSRHASPFTDALSHPAIARGLRALPAVLDGGPFDEMAWVSLASGLALANGGLGAAHGLASIVGGRFDAPHGGLCGRFLGPTLRETPDLPRVREVLEIMDEALPGRGDPLDRFDAWIDDLGLGRLADWGVAPDAHGDMAALAPDTSSSRKGAAPLDPAAYIRVLRAAQ; encoded by the coding sequence TTGAGCAGCTTCGGAATCAACAGCCCGACCCGGATACGCTTTGGCGCGGGCGTGGGGCAGGAGATCGCGACGGGGCTGCCGGGCGGTCCCGGGCGTGTGCTGCTGGTGCGGGGCGCCAGCGCCGCGGCGGACGCGGCCGCCCGGTGGCTCAAGGATCAGGACCTTTTCGAGGTGCGGGTATCGGGTGAACCCTCCGTCCCCAATCTGGCCGAGGCGTTTGCCGCGGCGCGGGGAACGCCCATCCGCGCGGTGGTCGCGTGCGGCGGCGGATCAGTCATGGACACGGGCAAAGCGCTGGCATTCGCCCTCTCGCAGGGTGCCCCGCTTGACGACAATTTTGACCGGATCCCCGCTGGTACGCTCGCTCGACCTCCAGATATTCCCTGCATTGCGGTACCAACGACGGCGGGCACCGGCGCCGAGGTGACGGCGAATGCCGTTATCGACATCCCCACGCGCGGCGCCAAGGTCAGCCTGCGGGGAACGGCAATCACGCCGACCCATGCGTTTGTAGATCCCGATCTGATGGCAGGCGCCCCGAGGCAGGTCGTCCTGCAATCGGGCCTCGACGCAATCTGTCAGGTGATCGAGGCCTATACCTCCCGCCACGCCAGCCCGTTCACAGACGCGCTGAGCCACCCGGCGATTGCGCGGGGTCTGCGCGCGTTGCCAGCGGTGCTGGACGGGGGCCCCTTCGACGAGATGGCGTGGGTCAGCCTCGCCAGTGGTCTCGCGCTTGCCAACGGTGGGCTTGGCGCGGCGCATGGGCTGGCCTCCATCGTCGGGGGGCGTTTTGATGCACCGCACGGCGGGCTGTGCGGGCGGTTTCTGGGCCCAACCCTGCGCGAGACGCCGGATTTGCCACGTGTGCGCGAGGTACTTGAGATAATGGACGAAGCATTGCCCGGGCGGGGCGATCCGCTGGACCGCTTTGATGCGTGGATCGACGATCTGGGCCTTGGTCGGCTGGCCGATTGGGGCGTGGCGCCCGATGCCCACGGCGACATGGCGGCGCTGGCGCCCGATACGTCATCCTCGCGGAAGGGGGCGGCCCCGCTGGACCCTGCCGCCTACATCCGCGTTCTGCGCGCCGCGCAATAG
- a CDS encoding ABC transporter permease — protein MQSARDTSSVSVVFVSLAALVALWAGAAWITADASVLPGPAEVWRIATLEAQSGELLRHIAATLRRVAFAFALAFGLGALLGLALGLVPWVNRWLGPWVTVLLNVPALVVIVLCYLWIGLNEVAAITAVAVNKTAMVAVTLREGLRALDPGVADMARVFRMSRAARLRHIIAPQLAPYIAGAVRNGLAIIWKIVLVVEFLGRSDGVGFQIHLYFQLFETGYVMAYALSFVGVMLAIEYGLLQRWESHSRRWRVT, from the coding sequence ATGCAGAGCGCCCGTGATACCTCTTCCGTCAGTGTCGTATTTGTGTCCCTTGCCGCGCTGGTCGCCCTGTGGGCAGGCGCCGCGTGGATCACGGCAGACGCGAGCGTTTTACCCGGCCCCGCCGAGGTCTGGCGCATCGCCACGCTGGAGGCGCAGAGCGGAGAGCTTTTGCGCCACATCGCGGCCACCCTGCGGCGGGTCGCCTTTGCCTTTGCGCTGGCATTCGGGCTGGGCGCGTTGCTGGGTCTGGCGCTGGGGCTGGTGCCATGGGTCAATCGCTGGCTGGGACCATGGGTGACGGTGCTGTTGAACGTGCCTGCACTCGTGGTCATCGTGCTGTGCTATCTATGGATCGGGCTCAACGAAGTTGCGGCGATCACCGCCGTGGCGGTCAACAAGACGGCGATGGTCGCCGTGACCCTGCGCGAAGGGTTGCGCGCGCTTGATCCCGGCGTGGCGGACATGGCGCGGGTGTTTCGCATGTCTCGCGCCGCGCGGCTGCGCCACATCATCGCGCCGCAGCTGGCCCCCTATATCGCGGGTGCTGTGCGCAACGGGCTCGCCATCATCTGGAAGATCGTGCTGGTTGTCGAGTTTCTGGGCCGCTCCGACGGGGTCGGCTTTCAGATCCACCTTTATTTCCAGCTGTTCGAGACCGGATACGTGATGGCCTACGCGCTCAGCTTTGTGGGTGTGATGCTGGCGATTGAATACGGCCTGCTGCAACGCTGGGAATCGCACAGCCGTCGCTGGCGCGTGACCTAG
- a CDS encoding carbohydrate ABC transporter permease yields the protein MRALTLVAVAAFILAPFAQMLMLSFTVTLPHPGEMVGSLSLRNYRAIAGDPALTASLANSLIYVSANVALTLAVSLPAAYALSRYRFVGDRHVLLMLLAFRIMPPVVLSLPVFLLFAQVGLLNTPFAIALVHCLFNIPIAIWILESFISAIPRDFDENAFLDGYSLPRFFLRHLVPMIAPGIGVAAFFCFVFSWVEVVFARILTSTGGKPITMAIDGLFGFRTDVGLVMAMTVLSLVPALLLIGFVRRHIAKGFRLRV from the coding sequence ATGCGCGCGCTTACCCTTGTTGCTGTCGCGGCGTTTATCCTCGCGCCTTTTGCGCAGATGCTCATGCTGAGCTTTACGGTCACGCTCCCTCATCCCGGCGAAATGGTAGGCAGCCTGTCGCTCAGGAATTACCGCGCGATTGCAGGGGATCCGGCGCTGACGGCGTCGCTGGCAAACTCACTGATCTACGTGAGCGCCAATGTCGCGCTGACGCTGGCCGTCTCCTTGCCCGCCGCCTACGCGCTGTCGCGCTACCGTTTTGTGGGTGATCGCCACGTGCTGCTGATGCTGCTGGCGTTTCGGATCATGCCGCCGGTGGTGTTGTCGCTGCCGGTGTTCCTGCTGTTTGCGCAGGTGGGGCTGTTGAATACGCCTTTCGCCATTGCGCTGGTGCACTGCCTGTTCAACATCCCCATCGCGATCTGGATCCTCGAAAGCTTCATCTCCGCCATCCCCCGCGATTTTGACGAGAACGCGTTTCTCGACGGCTACAGCCTGCCGCGGTTTTTCCTGCGCCATCTGGTGCCGATGATCGCGCCGGGGATCGGGGTGGCGGCATTCTTTTGCTTTGTGTTCTCATGGGTCGAGGTCGTCTTTGCCCGCATCCTTACCTCAACCGGAGGCAAGCCAATCACCATGGCCATCGACGGATTGTTCGGCTTTCGCACCGATGTGGGGCTGGTGATGGCGATGACGGTGCTGTCGCTGGTGCCTGCCCTGTTGTTGATCGGTTTTGTGCGCCGCCATATCGCAAAGGGCTTTCGTCTGCGGGTGTAG
- a CDS encoding HAD-IIB family hydrolase has product MKLPPLLVFSDLDGTLLDHETYDWSPARPALARLAALGAPVILTSSKTAAEITVLQEAMDLHAHPAIVENGAGVIGLGGETAGDEYKRLRALLDDLPTDLRAPYTGFGDMTDAEVAAQTGLPREDAGRARDRRFSEPGLWHGSDAGRTAFISALGDKGVHAREGGRYLTLSFGRTKGDAMAQVRARYPGVKTLALGDAPNDTEMLEAADYGVIIANPHRAPLPPLKGEAAGRILRSAAPGPKGWTDSVCGLLDRLGHE; this is encoded by the coding sequence ATGAAGTTGCCGCCCCTCCTTGTGTTCTCCGATCTCGACGGCACCCTGCTGGATCATGAAACCTACGATTGGTCGCCCGCGCGCCCCGCGCTGGCGCGTCTGGCTGCCCTTGGCGCGCCGGTCATCTTGACCTCCAGCAAAACCGCCGCCGAGATTACCGTGCTGCAAGAGGCGATGGATTTGCACGCGCATCCGGCGATTGTCGAAAACGGGGCCGGTGTGATCGGGCTGGGGGGTGAAACGGCGGGCGATGAGTACAAACGCTTGCGGGCGCTGCTGGACGATCTGCCCACAGATCTGCGCGCGCCCTATACCGGATTTGGGGATATGACAGACGCGGAGGTTGCCGCACAGACTGGCCTGCCGCGCGAGGATGCGGGACGTGCGCGGGATCGCCGGTTTTCCGAGCCGGGGCTGTGGCACGGCAGCGATGCTGGCCGCACGGCGTTCATTTCCGCGCTGGGCGACAAGGGTGTTCACGCGCGCGAGGGCGGGCGGTACCTCACGCTGTCGTTCGGGCGCACCAAGGGGGATGCGATGGCGCAGGTGCGCGCGCGCTATCCCGGCGTGAAGACCCTCGCGTTGGGGGATGCGCCCAACGATACCGAAATGCTTGAGGCGGCGGATTACGGTGTGATCATCGCGAACCCGCACCGCGCGCCCCTGCCGCCCCTCAAGGGTGAGGCGGCGGGCAGGATACTCCGCAGCGCCGCACCCGGCCCAAAGGGATGGACCGACAGCGTGTGCGGGTTACTTGATAGACTAGGACACGAATAA